CTCAGTCCTTTTTATGTAAAGAATATTTCTGTACCATGGTTCGTCCGTCTAATCACGAGTTTGAATAGATGAATAGTCTATAGTATTCACGTCTTGTCCAAGGCTACACTGGAGGAGTTAAAATGAAACCTACCGTATCAATCGTTATCCCATTTTACAATTGTTCCTATATTGCCCAGGCTGTCCAAAGTGCATTGAATCAAACATACCCGAATATTGAGTTGATTGTCGTCGATGATGGGTCTACCAAAGAAATTGAACGTTTGACGCCGTTTATGAGCCGCATCACATATATCAAAAAAAAGAACGGGGGGACTGCAACTGCCATCAATGAAGGGATCAAGAAGGCAAAAGGTACGTATATTGCCTGGCTGAGTTCCGATGATTATATTGAACCGTTGAAGGTCGAGAAACAGGTGGAATTCATGCTCAAGCATAACGCTAAGGCAAGCTTCCACAATTATGATTATGTAGGTCCTCAAAATGAACCCCTTCTTTCTTATGTAGGAAAGAGATTTACCAATGCCAATGAAGTGTACCGGTCATTCATGACCATCAATCCAGTGAATGGATGTTCAGTGATGCTTCATAGAGATATATTCCAGGAAGTGGGTTATTTCAATCAGGATTTAAGATTCACCCAGGATTATGACATGTGGTTCCGAATCCTTCTTAAGGGCCACGTCATGTACTATTTGGATGAAGTTCTGTTGAATTATAGATCTCATCCGAATTCGGGAACGAGTCAACATGGGGATAAAATGAAACATGAAATTCTTGTAGTGAGGAATTACTATCAACCAAAGATTGCAAATTACTTGAGGAAACACTCACAGGCTCTAAAGATGATGACCTTTTAACGAAGACTAATGTCGAGGTTACTCGGCTTCTTCAGGATCAAGTCCCTGAAAATCCAATTTTTAAAAAATCCCTGCTTGTCCACACCAATCAGCTTTCATTCACATACAGTATTCTATGGAGGTGATGCATTGGCGAGAAAAATAGTAAATCCTTCAAACAGTCCTTTGTATATCACGAATCGATCCAATTGAAAGACAGAAAGACCACGATGCTTATAAGATGAACCGTGCATACTGGAACAACGAAGCGACCACCAGTATGTGATTCCGCCGGGTAACAATGATGATGAATAAAATGAATAAGCAAAAAAAAGAGAAAAAGAAACCTAAATGAACATTCCCTCCTCAAAAAATGAATCGAACGTCTACAAAGTGTTTCCTGTTCGCCGAACGGGGAACATTTTTACATATAATGGAATAATGTCCAATCAAGCCTGTCCTTGGATGAATATAGTATCTTATGTCAAACTCATAGGAGGATATTAGTTGAAAACAATCATGATTGATCCAGGGCATGGCGGATCAGATCCGGGTGCCACATATAAAGGGAATGAGGAGAAAGTATTCAATCTCTTGACAGCGCTTGCAGTAAGGGATTATTTGTTGTCTCACTATAATGTCAGGATCGTGATGACAAGAAGCGATGATTCCACACTTTCTCTATCGCAGCGCTCCACACTTGCGAACCAGACAAACCCGGATTATTTTCTTTCGATCCATCATAACGCAGGAGGGGGAAGCGGGTTTGAAAGCTATGTCTATAATGGAACGATCCCTTCGCAGACGAAAGTGTATCAAACAATCATCCACGATGAAATAATGGCAGTAGTCAAAAAAGACTTCAATATTTTGGACAGAGGGAAGAAGAGGGCGAATTTTCATGTTTTGCGTGAAACGAAGATGCCTTCACTCCTGCTGGAAATCCTCTTTGTGGACAATCCGGCAGACGTAGCCCTTTTGAACAATGGGAAATTCAGAAGCAGCATGGGTGAAGCAATAGGAAAGGGAATTGGGAAGGCATTAGGCTTACCTGAAAAAATCGTGAATGAAAAAGCGCTGTACAAAGTCATCGCAGGTTCTTTTACAGATCGTGAGAATGCAGAAGACCGGGTGGAACTCTTGAAAAAGAAGGGGATTCCTTCCTTTATTGATACAGTTGTGCTTTCAGGCAAGAATTACTACAGGGTGCAGACCGGTGCATTTACCGAACGGGAGAATGCAGAAAAACAGGTGAACGATTTAAAAAGAATCGGAGTCGAAGCCTTTATACTGGTAAGGGAGGGAACTGAAGAACCTAAACCGACCGCTCCCCCGCCAACAGAAGCGCCGAAGCCGACCGACCCTCCAAAACCGACGGATCCTCCCAAGCCAACGAATCCCCCGGGAATATCCTATTCAATCATGGGGGAATCACTGTTGAATGCAGAATACTTGGATGAATATGTCCAGACTGTCAATCCAAACGCTCCGCTCCTTGGCAAGTTCTATATTTTTTACGGGAAGCTTTTTGGCATCAGAGGGGACGTGGCATACGCCCAGGCGGTGCATGAAACGAATTATTTCAGGTTCACCGGACAGGTCAAGCCGGAACAAAATAACTATGCCGGAATAGGTACAACGGGTCCCGGGAACAATGGAGCAACTTTCAAAACCCCTGAAGAGGGTGTTCTTGCCCATATTCAGCATTTGTATGCCTATGCCTCCACTCAACCAATCCCTCAAGGAGTGGCACTCGTCGACCCCCGTTTTTCACTTGTCAAAAGGGGAATTGCCGAGAATTGGACAGATTTGAACGGGAAATGGGCGGTTCCAGGCACCACATACGGTCAACTCATCTTGTCCATTTTCCGTAAGAATATCCAGTTTGCTGTGAAAGGTATGGAAGAAAAAATCATCTTACTTAACAGCACGTTGGATAAACTTAAGTAGCCATCAGATATTTTCCTGTTTGTATGAAAATCACTGCTGACATAATAATGTCATCCCCGGACAATACTAAACGTATGTTCGGGAGGTGAACCCAATGGAAGGAAAGAACTTTGAGGAAATTTTCGAAGAATATAAGCGCCAGGGAAAGGTCCAGGCGAAAGCCGAGCTGTCTGATGAAACTATGGACGGGGAACATATTGTAGCTGTTCGGAGAAACGGGGACGATGAACTTATCGCCTTTAAAACGAACAGTGGAAGGGAATTGGATTACATCTCTGCCCTGGAGGAAGCGAAGGCAGGAAATCTTTCGCATGTTGACGTGATTCACCGATATGGAAGGGATGTCCTCCGGAGTGAACCGGACGGTGTGAAAGAGAATAATCTAAGTGAACTTCCGCCATTTTAGAGCAAGCAATAACAAAGCCATTACGATCCTCGTAATGGCTTTATTTAATATGAAGACTCATCAAG
The nucleotide sequence above comes from Bacillus sp. KH172YL63. Encoded proteins:
- a CDS encoding DUF3892 domain-containing protein, coding for MEGKNFEEIFEEYKRQGKVQAKAELSDETMDGEHIVAVRRNGDDELIAFKTNSGRELDYISALEEAKAGNLSHVDVIHRYGRDVLRSEPDGVKENNLSELPPF
- a CDS encoding N-acetylmuramoyl-L-alanine amidase, which produces MKTIMIDPGHGGSDPGATYKGNEEKVFNLLTALAVRDYLLSHYNVRIVMTRSDDSTLSLSQRSTLANQTNPDYFLSIHHNAGGGSGFESYVYNGTIPSQTKVYQTIIHDEIMAVVKKDFNILDRGKKRANFHVLRETKMPSLLLEILFVDNPADVALLNNGKFRSSMGEAIGKGIGKALGLPEKIVNEKALYKVIAGSFTDRENAEDRVELLKKKGIPSFIDTVVLSGKNYYRVQTGAFTERENAEKQVNDLKRIGVEAFILVREGTEEPKPTAPPPTEAPKPTDPPKPTDPPKPTNPPGISYSIMGESLLNAEYLDEYVQTVNPNAPLLGKFYIFYGKLFGIRGDVAYAQAVHETNYFRFTGQVKPEQNNYAGIGTTGPGNNGATFKTPEEGVLAHIQHLYAYASTQPIPQGVALVDPRFSLVKRGIAENWTDLNGKWAVPGTTYGQLILSIFRKNIQFAVKGMEEKIILLNSTLDKLK
- a CDS encoding glycosyltransferase family 2 protein encodes the protein MKPTVSIVIPFYNCSYIAQAVQSALNQTYPNIELIVVDDGSTKEIERLTPFMSRITYIKKKNGGTATAINEGIKKAKGTYIAWLSSDDYIEPLKVEKQVEFMLKHNAKASFHNYDYVGPQNEPLLSYVGKRFTNANEVYRSFMTINPVNGCSVMLHRDIFQEVGYFNQDLRFTQDYDMWFRILLKGHVMYYLDEVLLNYRSHPNSGTSQHGDKMKHEILVVRNYYQPKIANYLRKHSQALKMMTF